One Bacillota bacterium genomic region harbors:
- the floA gene encoding flotillin-like protein FloA (flotillin-like protein involved in membrane lipid rafts) translates to MGAAYALMILPVLVVAGLLVLLNFVPVGLWVSAWAAGVHVGIFTLVGMRLRRVPPGRIIMPLIKAVKAGLQVSVDKLEAHFLAGGNVDRVVDALIAAQRAEINLSFERACAIDLAGRNVLEAVQMSVNPKVIETPVVAAVAKDGIELKAKARVTVRANIDRLVGGAGEATIIARVGEGVVTTVGSAESHKEVLENPDKISRTVLSKGLDAGTAFEILSIDIADVDVGRNIGAQLQMDQAEADKNIAQAKAAERRFAALAREQEMKAQVQEMRARVVQAEAEVPKALAEALRSGKLGVLDYYQLQNVLADTRMRQSIASVSEPKDAVDSRPVEDEKEK, encoded by the coding sequence ATGGGAGCGGCATACGCCCTAATGATCCTGCCTGTCTTGGTAGTCGCAGGTTTGCTCGTTCTGCTAAACTTCGTGCCGGTCGGCCTGTGGGTGTCCGCGTGGGCAGCCGGGGTGCACGTGGGTATCTTCACTTTGGTGGGCATGAGGTTGCGACGCGTCCCACCCGGGCGGATCATCATGCCTCTCATCAAGGCGGTGAAGGCCGGCCTACAGGTGAGCGTGGACAAGCTGGAGGCGCACTTTCTAGCGGGTGGCAACGTCGATAGAGTGGTCGACGCTCTCATCGCAGCTCAGAGGGCGGAAATCAACTTGTCGTTCGAGCGGGCGTGTGCCATAGACTTAGCTGGTAGGAACGTCCTTGAGGCCGTACAGATGAGCGTGAACCCGAAAGTGATAGAGACGCCCGTGGTGGCCGCTGTAGCGAAGGACGGGATCGAACTCAAGGCCAAGGCGCGAGTGACGGTGCGCGCCAACATCGACAGGCTCGTAGGCGGAGCCGGCGAAGCCACGATAATAGCTCGGGTAGGGGAAGGCGTGGTCACGACTGTCGGATCGGCGGAAAGTCACAAGGAAGTCTTGGAGAACCCCGACAAGATATCCCGCACCGTGCTGAGCAAAGGCCTGGACGCCGGCACGGCGTTCGAGATACTGTCCATAGACATCGCCGACGTCGACGTCGGGAGGAACATCGGGGCGCAGCTCCAGATGGACCAGGCGGAAGCGGACAAGAACATAGCCCAGGCGAAAGCGGCGGAGCGGAGGTTTGCGGCACTCGCCCGCGAGCAGGAGATGAAGGCACAAGTGCAGGAGATGCGGGCGAGGGTGGTTCAGGCGGAGGCTGAGGTGCCAAAGGCGCTGGCGGAGGCGTTACGGTCGGGCAAGCTCGGAGTGCTGGACTATTACCAGCTCCAGAACGTTCTGGCGGACACGCGCATGAGGCAGTCGATAGCCAGCGTGAGCGAGCCGAAAGACGCAGTCGATTCGCGACCGGTGGAAGACGAGAAAGAGAAGTGA
- a CDS encoding ATP-dependent Clp protease proteolytic subunit has translation MTRARYKTGAILLALTLAGVLVHVPTAHVWPGNQALAQQVEGGSTVYVLKVQGPVEPGLAAYIRRGIRAAQAAGAVCVLMEVDTFGGRVDAAIEIRDMVLDQEVPSISFVKGRAWSAGALITLAAERIAMAPGASIGAAETVPKDPKAISALRGEFEATAQARGRDPRVAAAMVDADVAIEGLTEPGKVLTLTAQKAREHGIADAVAANRIEVLREFGFPGARIVEVRQTSAEKVARFLTETTVSSILLTLGFLGLLFEMASPGWGVPGTAGVVALGLFFGGRMIAGIAGWEVVALFVLGFVLLLVEAFVVPGFGVAGFAGAAATLASIVLSFGDFRQALLVISLSSAISAVVVAAAFRYLSGSPFIGRLVLKTVQGAREGYITAPERGAYLGRVGRALTALRPSGTIIVDGTRLDAVSEGEFIAKDAAVEVVDIAGPRIVVRVHEESAKSVG, from the coding sequence ATGACGCGCGCACGCTACAAGACCGGTGCGATTCTTCTCGCCCTCACGTTGGCCGGAGTGCTCGTCCACGTGCCGACGGCACACGTGTGGCCGGGCAACCAGGCCCTCGCGCAGCAGGTCGAGGGCGGTTCGACCGTGTACGTGTTGAAGGTGCAAGGGCCCGTCGAGCCGGGCCTCGCGGCGTACATCAGGAGGGGGATCAGAGCCGCACAGGCTGCCGGGGCCGTTTGCGTGCTCATGGAAGTGGACACTTTCGGAGGGCGCGTCGACGCTGCCATCGAGATACGCGACATGGTCCTCGACCAGGAGGTGCCGTCAATATCCTTCGTAAAAGGAAGAGCGTGGTCTGCGGGCGCGCTCATCACGCTCGCTGCGGAGCGTATCGCGATGGCTCCGGGTGCCAGTATTGGCGCCGCCGAGACCGTCCCGAAGGACCCCAAAGCCATCTCCGCGCTCCGCGGCGAGTTCGAGGCAACCGCCCAGGCTAGGGGGCGTGACCCCCGAGTGGCCGCGGCCATGGTGGACGCTGACGTGGCCATTGAGGGCCTCACTGAGCCGGGCAAGGTCTTGACGCTTACCGCGCAGAAGGCGAGGGAACACGGCATCGCAGACGCGGTGGCAGCCAACAGGATCGAGGTCCTGCGGGAATTCGGGTTCCCCGGCGCGAGGATTGTGGAGGTGCGGCAAACCTCGGCCGAGAAAGTCGCGAGGTTCCTGACGGAGACCACGGTGAGCTCCATCCTCCTTACCTTGGGTTTTCTGGGCCTCCTCTTCGAGATGGCCTCCCCCGGTTGGGGAGTTCCAGGCACCGCGGGCGTGGTTGCCCTGGGACTCTTCTTCGGCGGCAGAATGATCGCGGGCATCGCTGGCTGGGAGGTTGTGGCCCTTTTCGTGCTCGGCTTCGTGCTTCTCCTGGTGGAGGCTTTTGTGGTGCCCGGGTTCGGGGTCGCGGGCTTCGCAGGGGCCGCCGCCACCCTTGCCTCGATCGTGTTGAGCTTCGGGGACTTCCGTCAGGCCTTGCTGGTCATCTCGCTCTCTTCGGCGATCTCTGCGGTGGTCGTGGCGGCGGCCTTTAGGTACCTGAGCGGATCACCGTTCATCGGGCGACTAGTGCTAAAGACGGTCCAGGGCGCGCGCGAAGGCTACATCACGGCGCCTGAGCGCGGCGCATACCTTGGACGCGTGGGAAGGGCGCTTACCGCACTGCGCCCCAGTGGCACCATAATCGTGGACGGCACCAGGCTTGACGCGGTGTCGGAGGGTGAGTTCATCGCGAAGGACGCTGCTGTGGAGGTAGTGGACATCGCAGGACCGCGCATCGTCGTGCGCGTTCACGAGGAGAGCGCAAAATCAGTTGGATAG
- the rpsU gene encoding 30S ribosomal protein S21, translated as MSEVRVGKNESLDSALRRFKRECQRSGVFAELRKHEHYEKPSVRRKKKSEAARKRRFRY; from the coding sequence ATGTCGGAAGTACGTGTAGGAAAAAACGAATCCCTCGATAGCGCGCTCCGCAGGTTCAAGCGGGAGTGCCAGAGGTCGGGAGTCTTCGCTGAACTAAGGAAGCACGAGCATTACGAGAAGCCGAGCGTGCGGAGGAAGAAGAAGTCGGAGGCTGCACGGAAGCGCAGGTTCCGTTACTAG
- a CDS encoding histidine triad nucleotide-binding protein, producing the protein MRTADTKAGPSAGDVYGGCLFCRIARREIPADVVYEDDRTLAFRDINPQAPIHVLVIPKRHVSALADLREEDEGLAGHVLVVAAKLASTLGAEGGFRVVGNCGELAGQSVFHIHFHLLGGRRFGWPPG; encoded by the coding sequence ATGAGGACTGCCGACACCAAGGCTGGCCCGAGCGCGGGGGACGTGTACGGGGGGTGCCTGTTCTGCAGGATCGCGAGGCGCGAGATTCCGGCGGACGTGGTGTACGAAGACGACCGAACTCTTGCCTTCCGCGACATCAACCCTCAGGCGCCCATCCATGTGCTAGTCATTCCGAAGCGGCATGTAAGTGCCCTCGCCGACCTGCGCGAGGAGGACGAGGGCTTGGCAGGACATGTCCTGGTCGTTGCAGCGAAGCTCGCGTCGACTCTCGGGGCCGAGGGCGGCTTTCGCGTGGTCGGAAACTGCGGCGAGCTGGCGGGTCAGAGCGTCTTCCACATCCACTTCCACCTTCTCGGAGGCAGGAGGTTTGGGTGGCCTCCCGGATGA